GGAGATTGGTATGGCCACCGTCTACCGGGTACTCGATTTGCTTAACGAACTGCAAATCGTACAGAAGGTCAACTTTGGCGACGGAGCCGCGCGCTTTGATCTACGCGCAGCCAATAGCCCTCATTTGCACCACCATCTGATCTGCACCCGCTGCGGTAATGTAGAAGAGATTATGGAAGACTGGCTGCTGGCACTAGAAAAACGAGTAGAACGAGAATACGGTTTTACCGTGACGGATCATCGACTCGATTTTCAAGGCGTATGTTCAGCTTGCCAAGCAAAAGAGCGCGAGAAAAACAAAGGCGGCAAAAACTGCCAAGCCGTTTCCTGAAGTTAAAGATATGCTGCTGATCTGAATGGTAAGACGCATAGTTCCTTCATTAAAGAGCCTGTACAGGCTCTTTTTTGCTGTCTGGGTTACAATTTTCAGCTGTACAACCGACATATAGAGAAAAAGACTATAGTTAACAACGATAAGGTAGTAACTGGACGATAGCGAAAGATGATGATGCCATCCAAGTATGTAATGCTACACAATAGAAAGAACCTAAATATGAAAATGAGCAACGAATATTTGCAACGCTACCTAATTATACCGCGTAAAAGCAGTATAAAGTTACATATATAGAAAAGGGGAAACAAATATGGCTCTTGTAGAAGTCGTTAAATATGATGGCACACCGGATGTCTATGCGTGGAAATATCCCAATGATGAGCTGGGCACATGGACACAATTGATTGTAAATGAATCGCAAGAGGCGATTCTGTTCAAAGGCGGACAAGCATTTGATACGTTCCAAGCAGGGCGACATACGCTGAGCACAATGAATATTCCGTTATTGAACAATATAATCAATCTACCGTTTGGTGGAGAATCGCCGTTTGCGGCGGAAGTTTGGTATATCAATAAGGTGAGCAATTTGGATCTAAAATGGGGTACCAATGCACCTATTCAATTGCAGGACCCGAAATATAAAATTATTATTCCCGTCCGTGCCTTTGGTCAAATGGGTATTATGATTGAGGATTCGCGTAAGTTTCTGATCAAGCTGGTTGGTACACTATCCCGCTTTGACCTGTCGGATATTTCTCGTTATTTCCGCGGTGTGCTGTTGATGAATATGAATGAATGTATTTCTTCGTATTTGGTGCATCGTCAGATCAGTATTCTGGATATTAATGCCTATATCAGCGAAATCTCTGCATTTGTTAAAGAACGCATGGCTCCCGTATTTGCCGAATACGGTATCCGCATTCTGAATTTGTTCGTCGATTCGGTCAATACACCGGATGATGATCCGTCTGTGAAACGTTTGCAGGAGGCATTGGCACGTAAAGCGGAGATGGATATTATCGGCTATACCTATCAGCAGGAACGCAGCTTTGATACACTGGAGGGCGCTGCCAAAAACGAGGGCAGTCTGCAATCGGGCGTGATGGGAGCAGGGTTGGGATTAGGCATGGGCTTTGGTATAGGTGGTCCACTCGGTCAAACGATGGGACAGGTGAGTCGCGTGATGGATGTCAACAGTAATGACGTATCTGCCGGCGCGCCCGCTACTAAAACACAACCATGTCATAACTGTGGTCAACCGCTAATTGCTGGCTCCAAATTCTGTCATCATTGCGGTGATGCCTATCTGGCTTGTGAGCATTGCGGTGCCGATAATCCAGAAGGTGCAGTGAATTGTCATAGCTGTGGCAAAGGGCTGTCTCATCCATGCGGTCAATGTGGAGCTTCCTTAAAAGCAGGAGCGAAATTTTGCCATGAATGCGGAGCGCCGACTTCCGTAACGTGCAGCAACTGCGGACAACCGATGCAGCCCGGTCAGAAGTTCTGTATGGAATGTGGGCATCAGGCGCCGCAACAGGGAGGGCAAGCCTGATGAGCCGACATAGAGGGATTGCCATCATTGCTCTGCTGTATGGATTATCAGTGATCGTTACCATCGTAGGATTTGTACTGCTTGGCAAGGTGCTGATCGTGGACAGCCGATTTTGGATTTCGCTCATTGCCTTGCTGTTGGCAGAGACGTTGTTCTGGTCGCTCGCTGGCTGGGGCTCGATGCGAGGGCAGGCATTCGCATCGACAATGCCTGCTTTTATGGCGCAAATCGTTGTAGCTAGTCTATATGGAGTATTGGCAATCGGGTATATGCTAGTATTATGGCTGCTGCTTCACGTATCGGCCTCCTTTTATGGATGGCTGCATTTGGCAACATTTGTAGTGGCGGTCGGAATCATTGCGCTAGTCAGCTGGTTTATGCAATCAGAGCGTTATACCGATGAGCAAGAACGTGAGCAGAAACTAGGCATCGCCGATATTCGCCAAGGTCTGGGCGAAGCGGGTCTGCATATTCGTAATTGGCAGGAGCCTTATCGCGGCGAAGTTCATCGTCTGTTATCCGAGCTAGAAGAAAGTGTACGTTTTAGCGATCCGGTGACTCATCCTGATGTATGGAGAGAAGAGGAGCAACTGACAGATGAAGTTCGTCATCTGCGTGATCAGATGATGAACGCACCAAGCGGGGATGAGCAGCAGATGAATGACCAACTGGATCAGCTGCGTCAGCATTTCCAATCGGCGCACGATATACTCCGTCAACGAAATGCGAGACTTGCAGTTGCCAAATCATAGACTGTTATCAACATAAATAGGTACGATTTTAGAGATATAGAATTTGTTGAAAGGGGAGTTATGCCATGCTGGCAGGAGGAATCGTCTGTATTATTTTCGCCCTTCCTTTGTTGCTGCTTGGTTTCTTCGGTTTGGTCGGTACCTTGCCTGAAGATCCGGGGACAGCGATTGTAATGGCCATGGTATTTGCTTTGCCGGGGATTATTTTAATGATCATCGGTGTGAGGCTGATTCGGAAAAGTCACATACAATCACAGCTGCAATACGACCAAATGATGGCGGGACAACATTGGAATCCAAACAACGCACCAGCAAACGACGATTATCATTATCCGCAACCACAGCCGCATTCTGATCCATCTAGTGGACAATATAGACCAGAGCAGCCCAATGGCTCGTACAAAATCTATGATCCGCTCGATCCGCGTACGGCTGCCTATATGAATCAGCAGGCAGGGCGCACATCATCTTCATCAGCATCGCCTAATTCTGCAAACGCGGCGGCAAATAGCAGTCATGGAGCCAAAACGATAGATTGTCCCGGCTGCGGTGCACCACAAACGCTAGCTCCACAGCAAAGTCGGGAGTGCGAATATTGTGGTACGGTGGTTACTTACAAATGATTTCAGGATGAATCTAGCACTTTAATGTAAATTTCCTAAATTGCAAAATACCCGCTTCTATTCTGAAAGAAGCGGGTAAGTACTACAAACAAGGCGAAACCGCACAGACATCTGCTGGACGGCTGTTCGCCTTTTCTAGGTGGAATTTGAATTGTAGTACCAATAGCGGTTAAGCTTTTGTTATAGGCTCTGATGCAATTGACAGTTATCCAGCTTCCGCATTAACATAGTGGTATTGCCCGGATGGGCAAAAACGGATAGAAGGTGACTGTAATTGCAACAGCAATATCGACCAACAAGAGCTGAAATTAACCTGGATGCGCTACGTACCAACTACGAGTCTTTCCGTAACGCTTTGCCGGATACCACCTTATTGATGCTTTGCGTCAAAGCGAGTGCCTACGGGCATGGCGCGGTTGAGATATCCAGAGAGCTGGAACGACTTGGGGCGGACTATTTAAGCGTCGCGTTTCTAGACGAAGCGATTGAGCTGCGTCAGCATGGCATCGGCTTGCCCATTCTTGTGCTTGGGTATACCGGGCCGGAAGCGGTGGCGGTCGCTTATGAGTATGACGTTACATTAAATGTATTTACGGAAGACGTGCTAGAAGCGATTGC
The DNA window shown above is from Paenibacillus sp. JQZ6Y-1 and carries:
- a CDS encoding Fur family transcriptional regulator, with amino-acid sequence MMLTEQIDRIKERLKSKGYKLTPQRETTIRVLLEHQKDHLSAEEVFLLVKEQFPEIGMATVYRVLDLLNELQIVQKVNFGDGAARFDLRAANSPHLHHHLICTRCGNVEEIMEDWLLALEKRVEREYGFTVTDHRLDFQGVCSACQAKEREKNKGGKNCQAVS
- a CDS encoding SPFH domain-containing protein, whose amino-acid sequence is MALVEVVKYDGTPDVYAWKYPNDELGTWTQLIVNESQEAILFKGGQAFDTFQAGRHTLSTMNIPLLNNIINLPFGGESPFAAEVWYINKVSNLDLKWGTNAPIQLQDPKYKIIIPVRAFGQMGIMIEDSRKFLIKLVGTLSRFDLSDISRYFRGVLLMNMNECISSYLVHRQISILDINAYISEISAFVKERMAPVFAEYGIRILNLFVDSVNTPDDDPSVKRLQEALARKAEMDIIGYTYQQERSFDTLEGAAKNEGSLQSGVMGAGLGLGMGFGIGGPLGQTMGQVSRVMDVNSNDVSAGAPATKTQPCHNCGQPLIAGSKFCHHCGDAYLACEHCGADNPEGAVNCHSCGKGLSHPCGQCGASLKAGAKFCHECGAPTSVTCSNCGQPMQPGQKFCMECGHQAPQQGGQA